One window of Methanogenium organophilum genomic DNA carries:
- a CDS encoding DUF3344 domain-containing protein yields the protein MNQYHVSATNQIPGIPGVMLFLGLLLMVSIATPVSADNYVGGIPLDTVDEGTVSGGVWIDSYYGMSNTAPVTVEKRYSLPEYSAIRWARLYVTVYCGNMENNYAGAATIEFDGGTGYSQIGTESLNVPYTFPGTGGTGPVAVNAHCDRVTSDYLMWYDVTYQITGEEVGARVSTAYTDAQFDGRIKIITLVVAYDDGDGDSVRYWIMDGQDTDSYHSEEELGEDYVIHATFPTGVLHPEEEWAEARLQNVHLASEDATYTLNEDEPTDLITSTKGSYCGYNKWDVSGIITPWEDATLSCDRTDSFYKIFLAALSVRYPEQETGTLTVTSSPPGATILIDGEETEYTTNTTIPGMSVGSYAVSVAYPSYEEADEQWIDITADAETTAHFNLRPLTGSLSVTSEPLGAQVFIDGEDSGQTTEAFLEDVIIGDHTVSVRLNGYAEARETVTVSEGENTDVSFTLTPESGTGGTGNNYDDEDTEATGYTGKELTTRTPITFRGEVVTIPFGTYTGLIERDTTSRFTWELPRMPSEEPVLARLFLYTTWGHHADEKSGTEVDLISSLDNTKITPDVIYTDRKGEGVYDYILSTRCFNVTDAVRKKGAGDYQLSVKNTGNPGEVCALYGGVIVLFYENVSAPLRTAWLAEGCDAIIADEGAEITPDAATTAISFPGEIDTDGITAADLTVISTAATGKGDDANRVFFNDWEYYNVLTGGSSGISLWTESVTPFLRTTANGAQVQSALMGTTGDYLENRNALLVLTHAATASNVSVVTSPETGTSEKSGSTASADKETFTLPAAGDLLHAAELRSGDGQCTLYIREGTRLVDADGATISMVTIQQRSSLPGGNPVWTYSLTPADATADIPLILEVKGEICTSGGTVMLKRYDTDSGEWNDAGSTSVEDGVATLSTDRLGTYTAVCITKEPSAGDKTWGGILSGLSDILFAILRFTGISGVLNISESPGDPEEAAHIPSVASGSPKSPSTEIQIAEETFIDYRNGTYDLTILSNPPGSLVMLDGIYTGKTTPCILVDTRGGMHSVSVSRTGFLESEETLAVSDNSEVRFDLTPESAKLNTLKFEGFVPYGYEDGIGGVYVTSHPDGADIYLDGRNTGLTTPEVIMGLKEGRHTIKVRNDLAEYPCDIKKVWIYPGAITGVTFDHAYITTHTITLSSDLYQDEDFTINGRYPQYTFPAEVEVSGVLPYITIRHNGSYITQDGNIWRDGDSICISSEDMRFGTARITSEPLGAEIFVDGFPTGMHTPYTIANLSEGRHTISVSLPGHLPDEETLHLVPDIHPVDAEISFLLEPYPYGSLSISSEPEGAKIYLYNKYTGKKTPAEFRYMDIGSIPVRLVSAEGTATVENAIINPYETAKYHVNITPSE from the coding sequence ATGAATCAGTACCACGTATCCGCAACAAACCAGATTCCAGGTATCCCGGGAGTCATGTTATTCCTGGGCCTTCTTCTCATGGTTTCCATAGCAACCCCCGTTTCGGCAGACAACTACGTCGGAGGTATCCCCCTCGATACCGTGGATGAGGGAACGGTATCGGGAGGCGTCTGGATCGATTCGTACTACGGGATGAGCAATACCGCGCCGGTGACGGTGGAAAAGCGGTATTCTCTCCCCGAATACTCTGCTATCCGCTGGGCACGCCTGTATGTCACCGTTTACTGCGGCAATATGGAAAATAACTATGCAGGGGCGGCAACGATCGAATTCGACGGGGGAACCGGATATTCACAGATCGGCACGGAATCCCTCAATGTCCCCTACACCTTTCCCGGGACGGGCGGGACAGGGCCTGTGGCAGTGAACGCCCACTGTGACCGGGTGACGAGCGACTACCTGATGTGGTATGATGTAACCTACCAGATCACGGGAGAAGAAGTGGGGGCACGGGTCAGTACAGCATATACCGATGCGCAGTTCGACGGTCGTATCAAGATCATTACGCTCGTGGTGGCATACGATGACGGGGACGGTGATTCGGTGCGATACTGGATCATGGACGGACAGGACACCGATTCCTATCACTCGGAGGAAGAACTGGGGGAGGATTATGTTATCCATGCCACCTTCCCCACGGGAGTTCTTCATCCGGAAGAGGAATGGGCCGAAGCCCGGCTGCAGAATGTCCATCTCGCGAGTGAAGATGCCACGTACACCCTGAATGAGGACGAACCGACGGACCTCATCACCTCCACCAAAGGTAGTTACTGCGGCTACAATAAATGGGATGTCTCCGGCATCATCACGCCATGGGAGGACGCCACGCTCTCCTGCGACCGCACCGACAGCTTCTATAAGATCTTCCTCGCCGCCCTCTCTGTCCGGTATCCGGAACAGGAGACCGGCACTCTCACCGTGACCTCCTCTCCGCCGGGTGCGACGATCCTCATCGACGGGGAAGAGACGGAATACACCACCAACACAACCATCCCGGGTATGTCGGTGGGGTCATATGCCGTAAGCGTGGCGTATCCGTCCTATGAGGAGGCAGACGAACAGTGGATCGACATCACTGCTGACGCGGAGACAACGGCCCATTTCAATCTCAGGCCGCTGACCGGCAGTCTTTCCGTCACCTCCGAACCCTTAGGGGCGCAGGTCTTCATCGACGGAGAAGACTCGGGACAGACGACGGAGGCCTTCCTCGAGGACGTGATCATCGGGGACCATACCGTCTCCGTGCGCCTCAACGGGTATGCTGAGGCACGGGAGACGGTCACGGTCAGTGAAGGGGAGAACACGGATGTCTCCTTTACCCTCACTCCGGAGAGCGGAACGGGAGGGACGGGAAACAATTACGATGACGAAGATACGGAGGCCACCGGGTATACAGGAAAAGAACTCACCACACGCACCCCCATCACATTCAGGGGAGAAGTTGTCACCATCCCCTTCGGCACCTACACCGGTCTCATCGAACGCGACACCACCTCCCGGTTCACCTGGGAGCTCCCCCGCATGCCGTCCGAAGAACCGGTACTGGCACGCCTCTTCCTCTACACCACCTGGGGACATCACGCCGATGAGAAGTCGGGGACAGAAGTGGATCTCATATCTTCGCTGGACAATACCAAAATCACGCCGGATGTCATATATACGGACAGAAAGGGAGAAGGCGTATACGACTATATCCTCTCGACCCGCTGCTTCAACGTCACGGATGCGGTCCGGAAGAAGGGCGCCGGGGACTATCAACTCTCGGTCAAAAACACCGGCAATCCGGGGGAGGTCTGCGCCCTTTACGGTGGGGTCATCGTTCTCTTTTATGAAAATGTGTCCGCCCCCTTACGTACTGCCTGGCTTGCCGAAGGGTGCGATGCAATCATCGCTGATGAAGGGGCAGAGATTACCCCGGATGCGGCAACGACGGCAATCTCCTTCCCTGGTGAGATCGATACGGACGGCATCACTGCCGCAGACCTGACCGTCATCAGCACGGCAGCCACCGGAAAGGGCGATGACGCAAACCGGGTCTTCTTCAATGACTGGGAGTACTACAATGTCCTGACCGGCGGATCATCGGGCATCAGCCTGTGGACGGAGTCCGTGACGCCCTTCCTCCGCACCACGGCCAACGGAGCGCAGGTACAGAGTGCACTGATGGGTACAACCGGAGACTACCTGGAAAACCGCAATGCCCTCCTCGTACTCACCCATGCCGCCACGGCATCCAATGTCTCGGTAGTCACGTCTCCGGAGACCGGCACATCGGAGAAATCCGGCAGCACGGCTTCAGCAGATAAAGAGACCTTCACGCTCCCCGCCGCAGGCGACCTTCTCCACGCGGCCGAACTCAGGTCGGGAGACGGACAATGCACGCTCTATATCCGGGAAGGGACACGTCTCGTCGATGCCGACGGGGCGACCATCAGTATGGTTACGATTCAGCAGAGAAGCAGCCTCCCCGGCGGAAACCCGGTATGGACCTATTCCCTCACACCGGCAGACGCAACGGCGGACATCCCCCTTATCCTCGAAGTAAAAGGCGAAATCTGCACCTCCGGCGGCACCGTCATGCTGAAACGGTACGATACGGATTCCGGCGAATGGAATGATGCCGGAAGTACGTCCGTTGAAGACGGGGTTGCAACACTATCAACCGACCGTCTCGGCACCTATACGGCGGTCTGCATTACAAAAGAGCCGTCCGCCGGGGACAAAACGTGGGGAGGAATCCTCTCCGGTCTCTCAGACATTCTCTTCGCGATTCTTCGTTTCACCGGCATTTCGGGAGTTCTGAATATCTCTGAGTCACCCGGTGATCCGGAAGAAGCGGCCCATATCCCATCCGTAGCATCCGGTTCGCCGAAGTCACCATCCACTGAAATCCAAATAGCTGAAGAGACCTTCATCGACTATCGAAACGGAACCTACGACCTTACGATCCTCTCCAATCCTCCGGGGTCACTCGTGATGCTGGATGGCATCTATACCGGAAAGACAACGCCCTGCATTCTTGTGGACACACGAGGAGGAATGCATTCTGTCTCGGTCTCTCGAACGGGGTTTCTGGAGTCTGAAGAGACACTTGCCGTCTCCGATAACAGTGAAGTTCGATTTGATCTCACCCCGGAATCCGCCAAACTGAATACCCTCAAATTCGAAGGGTTTGTACCGTACGGATACGAAGACGGTATCGGAGGGGTGTATGTGACATCGCATCCGGATGGTGCAGATATCTATCTGGACGGGCGAAACACCGGTCTTACAACCCCGGAGGTCATCATGGGACTCAAGGAGGGGCGGCATACCATCAAGGTCCGGAATGATTTGGCGGAGTATCCGTGCGACATCAAGAAAGTCTGGATCTATCCTGGCGCAATCACCGGGGTCACGTTTGACCATGCCTACATCACAACACACACGATCACGCTCTCATCGGATCTCTATCAGGACGAGGATTTCACCATTAACGGCAGGTATCCCCAGTATACCTTTCCGGCAGAGGTGGAAGTGAGCGGTGTGCTTCCATATATCACCATTCGGCATAACGGATCATACATCACACAGGATGGCAATATCTGGCGGGATGGGGATTCGATATGCATCAGCTCTGAGGACATGAGATTCGGCACCGCACGGATCACTTCCGAACCTCTCGGTGCTGAGATATTCGTGGACGGATTCCCTACCGGCATGCACACCCCCTATACGATTGCAAACCTTTCAGAAGGAAGGCATACCATCTCGGTCTCACTCCCCGGCCACCTGCCTGACGAAGAAACGCTGCACCTTGTCCCCGACATCCATCCAGTAGATGCCGAAATTTCGTTCCTCCTTGAGCCATATCCATACGGTAGCCTTAGCATCTCAAGCGAACCGGAAGGGGCTAAGATCTATCTCTACAACAAGTATACCGGCAAGAAGACCCCGGCGGAATTCCGGTACATGGACATCGGCAGCATACCGGTGCGGCTGGTATCCGCCGAGGGAACGGCAACCGTGGAAAATGCGATCATCAATCCCTATGAGACCGCAAAATATCATGTGAATATCACCCCGTCTGAATAA